A stretch of the Polaribacter pacificus genome encodes the following:
- a CDS encoding PAS domain S-box protein, with protein sequence MNYTQLTNTALDQSKDSFWIVNLDLQLIYANKAYLSALKTITGKTPELYKPVFLLNDAKKWKSYYKKALSGSSFEVDNQLYDPALEETKNGCTSFEPLLDDDKKIFAVACRWKNSASTIKHTNEASRLLDASLDVFCTINEKGEFVYVSSAAQKLWGYKPDELIGRPYIELTLENDKLKTEETATAIEGGRDIKTFSNRYQKKNGEIAYNLWSSRWDATTKLFYCVARDNKEQIEQEDKIKKNEQRFKALVSGAFDLVAVLDTEGCYLYMSPSIKAISGIPPEEFIGKYAFDFVHPDDISQTLAELEKSTKVDRLIMKPYRAKNNKNEWRWVESVLTNMLDNSAINGIVINSRDITDKIEQEERIAQTKKRFEKLIQNSTDCITIISPEGETIFVSEGINEIIGYTASETINLDIWELIHPKDRDNSAKAISQAMKNPGVSIQGHTSRIKHKDGSWRWVSAVITNLIHDPSIGGIVDVISDVTKQKNEEFEKNLIAKISKTFNQNINKGLSPCLLDLCKEIARFDDFSFAEIWLPAIDTITLNLAASYAKGKAGKAFLKASNDTNTIRINDGLAGQVMQNNKTVICEAKGDNWDLIKRKSAANKAGIKTFIGVPLTHNNEIIGGLLIGTEKAKSALNVSSELFLNLETVVGSELSRKQIEIELSQIFDFTPDMICVTGFDGYIKRINPAGLKILGYSFDEIYSRPVKSFVHEEDLLLTVAQQTKLYSGENLTNFENRYITKEGKVVWLSWTATSLPEQSIIYAVGKDISEEKKLRELNQQVGKLVQIGSWEVDLIKQTLYWSDEVHKMHETDPNLYNPNLEEAINFYREDFREMVQSKIENAIAHQKNWDFEAVIITANKNELWVRSIGDAEFKNGKCIRLYGGFQDINTVKQAENRLQSLANNLPGVVFQYLIYPDGTDVLKSVSAGSKKVWGFSANEVMKDNQLVWNNIKLGGNFEKVQQSITESIASKSKWSYRFKYVMPNGELKIHLGNGTPTYLADGTILFNSIILDVTQEAKNQEMLEQTTKMARIGSWEMDLTSQKGDMMYWSPLMREILGVDENFEASFNAGLEFCTKESEIQMSKAFTALLEENVEFDEEILLISAKGKEQWVRVLGKSKIVQGKSIRVYGSFQDIHAVKKITEELQNVLTEKANILESIGDAFFAVDRNWMVTYWNKQAEVSLGKSRNDIIGKNLWNAYPDAKDLEFYRQYHKAMETGKMVNFEEHYPALNIWLEVTAYPSNEGLSIYFKDVTQRKKTEQERNSLYTTLENSLNEIYIFDSRTLEFIYVNKGALHNLGYLNEEIHSLTTLDLIPDYTKASFNVLTTPLIKHKKDRIVFFTNHKRKNGSVYPVEVHLQLINHGTHENFLAVVLDITERKIAEENLISTSERLRLATTTANIGIWEWDIPNNQLIWDKTMFKIFGITEKDFNGKFETWAATVHPDDIDKTNEEVQIALQGLSKLNVEFRVIWPDKSIRHVQGDAIVIKDEVSGEPITMIGTNIDITAKKQAEKEILQANERFEKVTEATNDVIWDWDIANNTFYRSEAIEQLFGDQVSKFLNKENFWKDSFHPEDKDEIQKSIEEAIADPLCTRWKKEYRLFNKDGSLIYVSDQGVVIRNNEGVATRMVGAMTDVTDRKKAEETYRLLANNSNDIITLQDINNQLKYISPSVENILGYKQEELTDKHFLDLIHNDDVKKIKKTINKNVSKDKSSNTVEYRIRHKNGHYVWLEGSVSPVFKKGQADSFVTTNRDISRWMLAKKEIQDYQSSLQKLTTELSLTEEKQKKEIAANIHDHLSQSLVISKMRISELEKKTELENIQEDLSFIKDHISSALENSRKITYDLSPPVLYQLGIIDTLSWFADTIENQYGIKFEFNTNTDTSSLNEFKSILLFRCIQEAVTNTIKYANASLIILDLEKDEETITVILTDNGKGFDTSTLSNTISSESGFGLFAVKERIKNMNGELIITSEINVGTKIKICLSLEK encoded by the coding sequence ATGAATTATACTCAGTTAACAAATACTGCATTAGACCAAAGTAAAGATTCTTTTTGGATCGTAAATCTTGACCTTCAATTAATTTACGCAAATAAAGCCTACTTAAGTGCACTAAAAACAATCACAGGAAAAACACCAGAGCTTTACAAACCTGTCTTTCTTTTAAATGATGCAAAAAAATGGAAATCATACTATAAAAAGGCTTTAAGCGGATCGTCTTTCGAAGTCGATAACCAGCTTTATGATCCAGCGTTAGAAGAAACTAAAAATGGCTGCACTTCTTTTGAACCTTTACTAGATGATGATAAAAAAATCTTTGCTGTTGCGTGCCGATGGAAAAATAGTGCATCAACCATAAAACACACAAATGAAGCTAGTCGATTATTAGATGCTTCGTTAGATGTTTTTTGCACCATCAATGAAAAAGGAGAATTTGTTTATGTAAGCTCAGCTGCCCAAAAACTGTGGGGCTACAAGCCCGATGAGTTAATTGGGAGGCCCTATATAGAGTTAACTCTAGAAAATGATAAATTAAAAACCGAAGAAACTGCAACTGCTATCGAAGGTGGGCGCGACATAAAAACCTTTTCTAATCGATATCAAAAGAAAAATGGTGAAATTGCCTATAATTTATGGTCCTCAAGATGGGATGCTACAACCAAATTATTCTATTGTGTAGCTAGAGATAATAAAGAACAAATTGAGCAGGAAGATAAAATTAAGAAAAATGAGCAACGATTTAAAGCGTTAGTGTCAGGTGCATTTGACTTAGTAGCTGTCTTAGACACTGAAGGATGTTATTTGTATATGAGTCCTTCAATCAAAGCTATTTCTGGTATTCCACCTGAAGAATTTATTGGGAAGTATGCATTTGACTTTGTTCACCCCGATGATATTAGCCAAACATTAGCTGAGCTTGAAAAATCAACCAAAGTAGATAGGCTAATAATGAAACCTTATCGTGCTAAAAATAATAAAAATGAATGGAGATGGGTTGAATCGGTATTAACAAACATGTTAGATAATTCAGCAATTAATGGCATTGTTATTAATTCAAGGGATATTACAGATAAAATTGAGCAGGAAGAACGGATTGCTCAAACTAAAAAAAGATTTGAAAAACTAATCCAAAACAGTACCGACTGTATCACCATAATTTCTCCAGAAGGTGAGACAATCTTTGTCTCTGAGGGAATAAATGAAATTATAGGCTACACAGCATCAGAAACAATAAACCTGGATATTTGGGAACTAATTCATCCAAAGGATAGAGATAATTCTGCGAAGGCCATATCACAAGCTATGAAGAATCCGGGTGTTTCTATACAGGGGCACACTTCAAGAATCAAACATAAAGATGGTTCATGGAGATGGGTTAGTGCTGTTATTACCAACCTGATACATGACCCTTCCATTGGAGGAATTGTGGATGTTATAAGTGACGTAACCAAACAAAAAAATGAAGAGTTTGAAAAGAACCTCATCGCTAAAATAAGTAAGACGTTTAATCAAAACATCAACAAAGGCTTATCTCCCTGCTTACTAGATCTATGTAAGGAAATTGCTCGATTTGATGATTTTAGTTTTGCTGAAATTTGGTTGCCTGCAATTGATACTATAACGCTTAATCTAGCAGCTAGTTACGCAAAGGGCAAAGCTGGTAAAGCATTTTTAAAAGCATCCAATGACACAAATACAATACGCATAAATGATGGTCTAGCAGGTCAGGTTATGCAAAATAACAAAACAGTGATCTGCGAAGCTAAAGGTGATAATTGGGACTTGATTAAGCGAAAATCAGCTGCAAATAAAGCAGGAATTAAAACATTTATTGGTGTTCCATTAACTCATAATAATGAGATAATAGGCGGTCTTTTGATAGGGACAGAAAAAGCAAAGTCTGCTCTTAATGTGAGTTCTGAACTATTTCTAAACTTAGAGACAGTAGTTGGCTCTGAGTTGAGTAGAAAGCAAATCGAAATAGAGCTTTCTCAGATATTTGATTTCACACCAGACATGATTTGTGTAACTGGATTTGATGGTTATATAAAGCGAATAAATCCTGCTGGATTAAAGATATTAGGCTATTCATTTGATGAAATTTACTCACGTCCAGTAAAGTCATTTGTTCATGAAGAAGATCTGCTGCTTACTGTGGCACAACAAACTAAATTGTATAGTGGTGAAAACCTTACTAATTTTGAAAACCGCTACATTACAAAGGAAGGTAAAGTAGTTTGGTTGAGCTGGACTGCTACTTCCTTACCTGAGCAAAGTATTATTTATGCTGTAGGTAAAGATATCTCTGAAGAAAAGAAACTGAGAGAATTAAACCAGCAAGTTGGCAAGCTCGTCCAAATTGGAAGCTGGGAAGTAGATTTAATTAAACAAACACTCTATTGGTCTGATGAAGTGCACAAGATGCATGAAACAGACCCAAATCTCTACAATCCAAACTTGGAAGAAGCAATCAACTTTTACAGGGAGGATTTTCGGGAAATGGTTCAATCAAAGATAGAAAACGCCATTGCTCACCAAAAAAATTGGGATTTTGAAGCGGTAATCATCACAGCAAATAAGAATGAATTATGGGTTCGCTCTATTGGTGATGCCGAATTTAAAAATGGCAAATGCATTCGATTATACGGTGGTTTTCAAGATATTAACACCGTAAAACAAGCTGAAAATAGACTGCAATCACTTGCCAATAATTTACCTGGAGTAGTGTTTCAGTACCTTATCTATCCTGATGGAACTGACGTCTTAAAATCTGTTAGTGCAGGTTCAAAAAAAGTATGGGGGTTTTCTGCTAACGAAGTAATGAAAGACAATCAGTTAGTTTGGAACAATATTAAGCTTGGCGGCAATTTTGAAAAGGTTCAACAAAGTATTACTGAATCTATAGCGTCTAAATCAAAGTGGTCATATCGATTCAAATATGTAATGCCAAATGGTGAGTTAAAAATCCATCTAGGCAACGGAACTCCTACTTATTTAGCAGACGGTACAATACTTTTTAACTCCATTATATTAGACGTCACCCAAGAGGCTAAGAATCAAGAAATGCTTGAACAAACGACCAAAATGGCACGAATTGGAAGTTGGGAAATGGATTTAACTAGTCAAAAGGGAGATATGATGTATTGGTCTCCGTTAATGAGAGAGATTCTAGGGGTTGATGAAAATTTTGAAGCTAGTTTTAATGCTGGTTTGGAGTTCTGCACCAAAGAGAGTGAAATCCAAATGAGCAAAGCATTTACTGCGCTACTTGAAGAAAACGTTGAGTTTGATGAAGAAATTTTACTCATCTCAGCGAAAGGAAAAGAGCAATGGGTTAGGGTGCTGGGAAAAAGCAAAATAGTTCAAGGAAAAAGCATAAGAGTTTATGGTAGTTTTCAAGATATCCATGCGGTTAAAAAAATCACTGAAGAGCTCCAGAATGTCCTTACCGAAAAGGCAAATATATTAGAAAGTATAGGGGATGCGTTTTTTGCTGTAGATAGAAACTGGATGGTTACTTATTGGAATAAGCAAGCAGAAGTTTCTCTTGGAAAAAGCAGAAATGACATCATTGGAAAGAATCTTTGGAATGCATATCCAGATGCCAAAGATTTAGAGTTTTACCGCCAATATCACAAAGCAATGGAGACTGGTAAGATGGTTAACTTCGAAGAACATTACCCAGCTTTAAATATATGGCTGGAGGTTACAGCCTACCCATCTAATGAGGGGCTATCTATTTATTTTAAAGATGTAACCCAACGAAAAAAAACAGAGCAAGAACGCAATAGTTTATACACAACTTTAGAAAACAGCTTAAACGAAATTTATATATTCGATTCGAGAACCCTAGAATTTATTTATGTAAACAAAGGTGCTCTACATAATCTTGGCTATTTAAATGAAGAAATACACTCATTAACCACACTTGATCTTATCCCTGACTATACAAAAGCATCATTTAATGTACTTACTACACCGTTAATAAAACACAAAAAAGATAGAATTGTATTCTTTACCAATCACAAACGTAAAAACGGTAGTGTTTACCCTGTTGAGGTTCATTTACAGCTTATAAATCATGGTACACATGAAAATTTTCTGGCAGTAGTTCTAGATATTACCGAGCGGAAAATTGCTGAAGAAAATTTAATTTCGACCTCAGAACGATTGCGATTAGCGACCACAACAGCAAATATTGGTATATGGGAATGGGATATTCCAAACAACCAGCTCATTTGGGACAAGACCATGTTTAAAATTTTTGGAATAACTGAAAAAGACTTTAATGGCAAGTTCGAAACTTGGGCTGCTACAGTTCATCCCGATGATATTGATAAAACCAATGAGGAGGTTCAAATTGCACTACAAGGCCTTTCAAAACTTAATGTGGAGTTCCGAGTTATTTGGCCTGACAAGTCCATTAGACACGTTCAAGGAGATGCTATTGTAATAAAGGATGAAGTTTCTGGAGAGCCTATTACAATGATAGGAACTAATATTGACATTACAGCTAAAAAACAGGCGGAGAAGGAAATACTCCAAGCAAATGAACGATTTGAAAAAGTAACCGAAGCAACCAATGATGTAATTTGGGATTGGGATATCGCCAACAATACCTTCTATCGTTCAGAAGCCATTGAACAGTTATTCGGGGACCAAGTCTCAAAGTTTTTGAATAAGGAAAATTTTTGGAAAGATAGTTTTCACCCTGAAGACAAAGACGAAATTCAGAAAAGTATCGAAGAAGCAATCGCTGACCCTTTATGCACTCGATGGAAAAAAGAGTACCGGTTATTTAATAAGGATGGAAGCCTTATATATGTATCTGACCAAGGTGTTGTTATTAGAAATAATGAAGGAGTGGCCACTCGAATGGTTGGTGCCATGACTGATGTTACTGATAGAAAAAAAGCAGAAGAAACCTATCGCTTATTGGCAAATAACAGTAATGATATTATTACTTTACAAGACATCAACAATCAGCTTAAATATATTAGCCCTTCTGTAGAAAATATACTGGGCTACAAGCAAGAAGAGCTAACTGATAAACATTTTTTAGATTTAATTCATAATGATGATGTTAAAAAAATAAAAAAAACAATCAATAAAAATGTTTCAAAAGATAAAAGTTCTAACACAGTAGAGTACCGTATTCGTCATAAAAACGGGCATTATGTTTGGTTAGAAGGGTCTGTTTCTCCAGTATTTAAGAAAGGCCAAGCTGATTCTTTTGTAACTACTAATAGAGATATTTCAAGATGGATGTTGGCTAAAAAAGAAATTCAAGACTATCAATCTTCTCTTCAAAAATTAACCACCGAACTTTCTTTAACTGAAGAAAAACAAAAAAAAGAAATAGCTGCCAATATTCACGACCACTTAAGTCAATCTCTAGTTATTTCGAAAATGCGAATTTCAGAATTGGAGAAAAAAACAGAACTAGAAAACATTCAAGAAGATCTAAGTTTTATCAAAGATCACATTTCTAGCGCCTTAGAAAATAGTCGTAAAATAACCTACGATCTTTCACCACCTGTCTTATATCAGCTAGGCATAATTGATACCTTATCTTGGTTTGCGGATACTATTGAAAATCAATATGGGATTAAGTTTGAGTTTAACACCAATACAGATACTAGTAGCCTAAATGAATTTAAATCAATTTTACTATTTCGTTGTATTCAAGAAGCTGTAACAAATACAATAAAATATGCAAACGCTTCTTTAATTATATTAGATCTAGAAAAAGATGAAGAAACAATTACTGTTATACTCACCGATAATGGAAAAGGATTTGATACCTCAACATTAAGTAATACTATAAGTTCAGAATCTGGTTTTGGTTTATTCGCCGTTAAAGAACGCATTAAAAACATGAATGGAGAGCTGATTATTACTTCTGAAATAAATGTTGGTACAAAAATTAAAATTTGTCTATCATTAGAAAAATGA
- a CDS encoding 50S ribosomal protein L25/general stress protein Ctc: protein MKSITIKGSQRESVGKVATKALRNAGQVPCVIYGGDKPMHFSAEELAFKKLVYTPNVYTATIELGGEKIITTLQDIQFHPVTDKILHVDFYQLFEDKEISMNIPVKLVGKSKGVATGGALRHNLRKLKVKALPANLPDVIEADITELQIGNKLVVRSLQNDKYTIMHPENTVVAQVRMSRNATKVAAETEEE, encoded by the coding sequence ATGAAGTCAATTACAATCAAAGGATCTCAAAGAGAAAGCGTGGGTAAAGTAGCTACTAAAGCCTTACGTAATGCTGGTCAGGTACCTTGCGTTATATACGGAGGAGACAAGCCTATGCATTTTTCAGCAGAAGAATTAGCATTTAAAAAATTAGTGTACACTCCAAACGTTTATACAGCAACGATTGAATTAGGAGGAGAGAAAATCATCACTACATTACAAGACATTCAGTTTCACCCTGTAACAGATAAAATCTTACACGTAGATTTTTATCAATTGTTTGAGGACAAAGAAATTTCGATGAACATTCCAGTAAAATTAGTTGGAAAATCGAAAGGTGTTGCTACTGGAGGTGCATTACGTCACAACTTACGTAAATTAAAAGTAAAAGCTTTACCAGCTAACTTACCAGATGTTATTGAAGCAGACATCACAGAATTACAAATTGGAAACAAATTGGTTGTTCGTTCTTTACAGAATGACAAATACACAATTATGCATCCAGAAAATACTGTGGTTGCTCAAGTAAGAATGTCTCGTAACGCAACTAAAGTAGCTGCTGAAACAGAAGAAGAATAA
- the pth gene encoding aminoacyl-tRNA hydrolase produces MKKFLIVGLGNIGEKYTNTRHNIGFQILDALAKDEGADFVTEKLGDRAEFRFKGRTFILLKPSTYMNLSGKAVKYWMDQERIAIEQLLVVTDDLNIDFGTIRIKAKGSAGGHNGLKDIQEKLNTTNYPRFRFGVGANYSRGRQVDFVLSQWDKEETSMLIERIPASCKAILSFGTAGLANTMNTFNGKGDNI; encoded by the coding sequence ATGAAAAAATTTTTAATTGTTGGTTTAGGTAATATTGGTGAAAAGTATACCAATACAAGACACAATATTGGTTTTCAAATATTAGATGCACTTGCCAAAGATGAAGGTGCTGATTTTGTTACTGAAAAGTTAGGAGATCGGGCAGAGTTTCGTTTTAAAGGAAGAACTTTTATCTTGTTAAAACCAAGCACTTATATGAACTTAAGTGGTAAGGCTGTTAAGTATTGGATGGATCAAGAAAGGATAGCCATAGAACAACTACTTGTGGTTACGGATGATTTAAATATTGATTTTGGAACCATCAGAATTAAAGCAAAAGGAAGTGCTGGAGGACACAATGGTTTAAAAGATATTCAAGAAAAATTAAATACAACAAACTATCCACGATTTCGTTTTGGTGTCGGAGCTAATTATTCTAGAGGGCGTCAGGTTGATTTTGTCCTTAGTCAATGGGATAAAGAAGAAACAAGCATGTTAATAGAACGAATTCCTGCCTCTTGTAAAGCCATTTTATCTTTTGGTACCGCAGGTTTAGCCAATACCATGAACACCTTTAACGGAAAAGGCGATAATATTTAA
- a CDS encoding ribose-phosphate pyrophosphokinase: protein MPTNQLEPKIFACSQSVELAEKIAKEYGSPLGEVTVTHFSDGEFQPAFEESIRGRRIFIIGSTFPTADNLMEMLLMIDAAKRASARHVTAVMPYFGWARQDRKDKPRVAIGAKLVANLLQAAGATRIMTMDLHADQIQGFFEKPVDHLFASTIFLPYVKSLKLDNLMIASPDMGGSKRAYAYSKYLDCDVVICYKQRKKANVISHMELIGEVTGKHVILVDDMIDTGGTLTKAADLMMEKGALSVRAICTHPILSGTAIERIENSSLVELIVSDTIPLKRESSKIKVVSCAPLFADVMHKVQSNTSISGQFLM, encoded by the coding sequence ATGCCTACAAATCAACTTGAACCAAAAATTTTTGCTTGCTCACAAAGTGTAGAATTGGCTGAGAAAATTGCCAAAGAATACGGAAGTCCACTAGGGGAGGTTACAGTAACTCATTTTAGCGACGGAGAATTTCAACCTGCATTTGAAGAATCAATTAGAGGAAGAAGAATTTTTATTATTGGTTCTACGTTTCCAACAGCAGATAATTTAATGGAAATGTTGTTAATGATTGATGCTGCTAAAAGAGCATCAGCAAGACACGTAACAGCTGTAATGCCTTATTTTGGATGGGCAAGACAAGACAGAAAAGACAAACCAAGAGTTGCTATTGGTGCAAAATTGGTTGCTAATTTATTACAAGCTGCAGGAGCTACAAGAATCATGACCATGGATCTGCATGCAGATCAAATTCAAGGATTTTTTGAAAAGCCAGTGGATCATTTATTCGCTTCAACCATCTTTTTGCCGTATGTAAAATCGTTAAAGTTAGATAACCTAATGATTGCATCGCCAGATATGGGTGGGTCTAAAAGAGCCTATGCATACTCTAAGTACTTAGATTGTGATGTAGTGATTTGTTATAAGCAACGTAAAAAAGCGAATGTCATTTCTCATATGGAGCTCATCGGCGAAGTAACAGGAAAACATGTTATCTTGGTTGATGATATGATAGATACAGGAGGAACTCTTACAAAAGCGGCAGATTTAATGATGGAGAAAGGTGCTTTAAGTGTCCGTGCAATTTGTACACATCCAATCTTATCTGGGACCGCAATTGAGCGTATAGAAAACTCTAGCTTGGTTGAGTTAATTGTTTCTGATACAATTCCTTTAAAAAGAGAAAGTTCTAAAATAAAAGTTGTATCTTGCGCCCCTTTATTCGCTGATGTGATGCACAAGGTTCAGTCCAACACATCCATTAGTGGACAATTTTTAATGTAA
- a CDS encoding TlpA family protein disulfide reductase yields MKNKIKYFTAIFSVLQLFISCDNKSVDKDDTKIVVTGKVENLKDTTIVFSYYEYDFLKDLARQEVKFDSDGSFKMKMEKTAALKGWFSFGKVPITEVFQLKTVKNKDTIMKTETYDFRMIYLYLQPGDSLHLTVDVNDIKNTYNFTGENAAQSIFVNQEEYRFNNYKSKFLRNYYNLVNRGPDEYKQIADELYQNKLAFLDDFSSSHKLSDDLIAFYKADYKATNVGSKINYPAMHASYTNKEETVLPEDYYNFLETVKLDGSISKHGTGYFYNLRTYLKKKYDFEKSSNKEIPEFYDWLETELSEKNRYEYMAYALPGDFSKKVYDHFDSNSPYPEMAKAVRIKYKDSEGMLEGSQVPNILFEDTNGGKVALNDLQNQYVYIDLWATWCGPCIKEIPYLQKVEKAYHGKNIRFVSVSVDSEKDKEKWKKFVKDKSLKGTQLYADSVAHNIIKKVFRVNTIPRFILLDTRGKVVSANAPKPSDSKLIDLFDKNNI; encoded by the coding sequence ATGAAAAATAAAATAAAATATTTTACAGCTATTTTTTCAGTATTACAATTATTTATTTCTTGTGATAATAAATCGGTAGATAAAGATGATACTAAAATAGTGGTGACTGGAAAAGTTGAAAACCTGAAGGATACTACAATTGTTTTTTCCTATTATGAATATGATTTTTTAAAAGACCTTGCTCGCCAAGAAGTTAAATTTGATAGTGACGGTTCTTTTAAAATGAAAATGGAAAAAACAGCAGCTTTAAAAGGGTGGTTTTCCTTTGGTAAGGTTCCAATAACTGAAGTGTTTCAGCTTAAAACTGTTAAGAATAAAGACACAATAATGAAAACGGAGACTTACGATTTTAGAATGATTTATCTTTATTTACAACCTGGAGATAGTTTACACTTAACTGTTGATGTAAATGATATAAAAAACACATATAATTTTACGGGAGAAAATGCAGCTCAAAGTATATTTGTAAATCAAGAAGAGTATCGTTTTAACAATTATAAAAGTAAATTTTTAAGGAACTATTATAATTTGGTAAACAGAGGGCCTGATGAGTATAAGCAAATAGCTGATGAGTTATATCAGAATAAATTAGCATTTTTAGATGACTTTTCGAGTTCTCATAAGTTAAGTGATGATTTAATTGCTTTTTATAAAGCAGATTATAAGGCAACAAATGTTGGTTCAAAAATTAATTATCCAGCAATGCATGCTAGTTATACTAATAAAGAAGAAACAGTTCTTCCAGAAGATTATTATAATTTTTTAGAAACAGTTAAATTAGACGGAAGTATAAGTAAGCACGGTACTGGTTATTTTTATAATTTAAGAACCTACTTAAAAAAGAAGTATGATTTTGAGAAATCTTCAAATAAAGAAATCCCTGAATTTTACGATTGGTTAGAAACTGAGCTATCTGAAAAGAATAGATATGAATACATGGCCTATGCTTTACCAGGTGATTTTTCGAAAAAAGTATATGATCATTTTGATAGTAATAGTCCTTACCCAGAAATGGCTAAAGCTGTAAGAATAAAGTATAAAGATTCAGAAGGTATGTTAGAGGGAAGTCAAGTGCCTAACATTTTATTTGAAGATACCAATGGAGGTAAGGTGGCGTTGAATGATCTTCAGAATCAATATGTGTATATAGATTTATGGGCTACTTGGTGTGGTCCTTGTATAAAAGAGATCCCATATCTTCAAAAGGTTGAAAAAGCATATCACGGCAAGAATATACGCTTTGTCAGTGTGTCTGTTGATTCTGAAAAAGATAAAGAGAAGTGGAAAAAATTTGTTAAAGATAAATCACTTAAAGGCACACAACTATATGCAGATAGTGTTGCTCACAATATTATTAAAAAGGTTTTTAGGGTTAATACCATTCCAAGATTTATATTATTAGATACAAGAGGTAAGGTGGTTTCGGCTAATGCACCAAAGCCATCTGACTCTAAATTAATCGATTTATTTGATAAAAATAATATATAG
- a CDS encoding 6-pyruvoyl trahydropterin synthase family protein, whose translation MGTIRITKQFNFETGHALYGYDGKCKNVHGHSYKLSVTVIGKPISDSTQVKYGMVIDFTDLKKIVKEEIVDVFDHATVFNKNTPHIELAKELQDRDHHVILVDYQPTSEMMVIDFAKKIKGRLPQNIQLFSVRLQETETSFAEWYASDNQ comes from the coding sequence ATGGGTACTATCCGAATCACCAAGCAGTTTAACTTTGAAACAGGTCATGCCCTTTATGGCTACGACGGAAAGTGTAAAAATGTCCACGGGCACAGTTATAAGCTATCTGTTACTGTTATTGGGAAACCCATTTCAGACTCCACCCAAGTAAAATATGGTATGGTGATTGATTTTACAGACCTAAAAAAAATTGTAAAAGAAGAAATTGTCGATGTGTTTGATCATGCAACAGTCTTTAATAAAAACACACCTCATATAGAGTTGGCAAAAGAATTACAAGACAGAGATCATCATGTAATTTTGGTTGATTATCAACCCACCAGCGAAATGATGGTGATTGATTTTGCTAAAAAAATCAAGGGACGCCTACCTCAAAACATTCAATTGTTTTCTGTAAGACTTCAAGAGACAGAAACCAGCTTTGCAGAATGGTATGCTTCTGACAATCAGTAA